The genomic DNA tgaagaagtaTCTCGATCTAACTTCGCCTCAGAGATAGCAAATGTTGTGCaagtgtggtgttgtgttgtaCAAGTTGCAAGTGTCGATCTGTCACTTCGTGTATCGtgtcgtgtgtatgtgcggtgTGGTTGTTTACATTACGCATGTGCTTCGCGCTGATCGCCTCCTAACTTGGTGTTCGAGGTTAATTGTCTTCACCTATGTTTGGATTTGGAAGGATTGCCAATCTAGCTGCTGCGCGTACTATCTCCTTTCCTGCAGCTGTACGAAGTGTTACTACTCTAACAACGCCGTCCTTTCCTGGGTGCAATCGTGTTATTCTACCCATTGGCCACAAGGTAGGTGGTATATTGTCTTCCTTTATGATTACCAATTGCCCTTCTTCTAGCGACACTGGTGGAACTATTAAACGTTTGGCCCGGGCCTGAAGCTGCTGCAAGTATTCCGGATACCAACGCGACCATATATGCTGCATATGCTTTTGCACCAAATCAAACTCCTTCAATCTATTGGCTGACATCTGACTCCTATCAACTTGTGGCAACGCCAGCATGTTCGACCCTACCAAAAATGACCCGGAGTGAGTGGTTGCGTGTCCGAAGGCTCACTAGAAAGCGGAATCAGGGGTCTTGAATTTAAGCATTGTTCGACCTGTGCTAGCAATGTTACCATTCCCTCCTGAGTGAGGCTCGTACTTCCTATCGTGCGAATTAGGTGCTGTTTAGCGGATCGTACAGCAGCCTCCCACAGTCCTCCGAAGTGTGGCGCCCTAGGTGGAATAAACTTCCACTGAATTTCTTCATTGGCACACCAGTTGAAGATTTCGATGCGTTCGCTATTGCTGCACTTAAACATCTCGTAGAGGCGATGAAGTTCGTGTGCAGCCCCCTTAAACGTAGTGGCATTATCTGAATGCAGTTCCGCGATTTTGCCTCTGCGAGCCACGAAGCGCCTTAGTGCTGCCAAAAATGCCGCCGTAGTGAGATCATTCACCAACTCAATGTGGACCGCTCGTGTTGCAAAGCACACGAAGATGGCGATGTATGCCTTGGTGGGACTTCTATTGCGAATAGGCGACTTCAGCAATACCGGACCGCAATAGTCCACACCACTGACAGCAAACGGTCTCGTGGGTGTAACCCTTGATGTCGGAAGATCTGCAACGGATTGTTGCACCAGTGTAGGTTTGGCCTTGAAACACTTGTGACACCGATGGAAAACCGACTTGGTCAAATTACGGCCACCGATTATCCAGAAGCGTTCACGAAGGATGGATAATAAGTGTTCAGGACCGGTGTGCATATACTTCTGGTGATACGCGACTgctaacaatgctgcgagCGGGTGTTTTGCAGAAAGAAGTATGGGATGCTTCGCGTATTCTGCTATTTGTGCGTTGCGAAGCCGGCCACCAACACGCAGGATTCCCGCCTCATCAATAAAGGGGGACAACCATTTCAGCTTTGAATTGCGTGGTAGATCCTTGCCGTTTTTAACCGCGGGTAAATCATCCGCAAATGAATCTTGCTGAGCTAACCGACACAACTGAAGCTCAGCTTGGATGAGTTCGTCTCGAGATGGAGGTGCAATCAATGTAATCATGTCCTGAATCGAAGCATGACCCTTGGCTGTCGGTGACATAATTGCGGGTTTCGGTGTCCTCATGCATtgcacaaaacgtaaacaatacGCCATAGTTCGACGAAGTTTGAGGTAGGTTGAAAACCGTGCAAATAGCTTATTGTTGAAATCGTCCTCCATCGACATTGCAGCTATTCGTGATTGTGTAATACGTTCTTCTTCTATTGATGCGGTTTCTTCAATTGCAGGTTCTCTTATAGGCCATTCTTCCTGTTTGCTGCTCAGCCAATGTGGCCCATGCCACCATCGTTCACAGGATTGCAATTTGTCTGGTAGTAGACCTCGCGATGCATCGTCTGCTGGGTTGTCTACACCAGGAACATGCCTCCAGCACTTGATCCGAGTTTCTCCTTGAATTTGTGCCACCCTGTTGGCAACGAAAGGCTTCCACCTCCGTGGTGCTGAATTGAGCCAATGTAGCACGGTCATGGAATCAGTCCAAGCGAAAGCATCGTATTCACCGTTGAGAGACTGACTGACCTTCCGGAACAGTTGCGTTGCCAACCGCGCTGCACAGAGCTCGAGTCTCGCTATAGAGTGTGTGTTCGACAACGATACTACTTTAGACTTAGCTGCCAACAGCTGTACCGATGTTGTCGAATCGTTTTCTGCCCTGACGTAACAGCAAGCACCATATGCCACCTGAGAAGCATCTGCGAAAATGTGTAGCTGCACGTTTGCTGCTTGCCGAATTGAAGTGTAACGCGGAATGCGCACTTCCCGAAGTGAATGCAGCTTGGAATGAAATGCCGTCCATTCCTTTTGGAGATGTGATGGTAGCTCACGATCCCAATCCCATGGCTTCCCGTTTTCCTGCAACTTCCACAGCTGTTGCATAAAGAGCTTAGCGATGATAATTGTTGGACTAAGCAAGCCAAGCGGGTCAAAGATTTTGGCGATGTAGGACAAAGCTAGCCTCTTTGTCAACATCGTCGCAGCAGTTGGTAGATCGATCCGATATCGCAGCATATCAACTGCTGGCTCCCAAACCAGACCAAGCGTCGATACAAACTGGGGATCTTGCCATTCGTGAGTAGGAAGGATGGCCAGGTCTTCAGAAGGAATGCCGATTAGTGCTTCGGGTACGTTCGACACCCACTTCTTCAACACGAATCCAGCCTGCTTGAGCATCTCAGAAATCTGCCTTTGCATTTCAATTGCGTCTGCCAACTCGTCTGTTCCCGTTAGCAGGTCATCCACATAAAAATCGTGCAATACAGGATCCACTGCTCGGGGTATTGCATCTTGTGATCGAGAGCGATCTGCTTTAGCGTTCTTGTTGCTAGGAAGGGTGCGCAAGACGTGCCATATGTAACCGTTTGCAGTTGAAACGTCTGAATCGGCTCTGCGGTGTTTCCTCTATACCGAATGCGCAGGTATTCAGTGTCGCGAGAATCGTGGAGAATTTGGCGATACATTTTCTCAACGTCTGCTGAGAGTGCGACTGCGTGAGACCGGAAACGAACGATGATGGTGAACAGATCGTCTTGGATCACCGGCCCAACCAGGAGTTTGTCGTTCAAGGAGTAGCCAGAAGATGTCTTGCACGACGCGTCAAAGACTACCCTGACCTTGGTGGTTGTGCTCGATTCCTTAAGCACCGCGTGATGAGGGAGATAGTAGTGTTCACACGAATCGTCCACCGGCTCGGTGAGTTGTTTCATGTGCCCTAAGCGCTCATACTCCGACATGAAATTACTATACTCCTCCTTCATTGCAGGGTTAGACTTGAGCCGCCGTTCCACCGCTAGGAGACGACGATCAGCGATTGCTTTCGATTCTCCTAAAACGATATTCGAATTAGGATTTTTTGGTAAACGTACGACATACCTGCCAGATGGGTCTCTGGTTGTAGTAGAGATGAAATGACGTTCACACATGTCTTCCTCCAGAGATAGAGCGGGTTCGTCGAAGATGGTCTCGCTCTCCCAGAACCGCGTCAATATGGCTTCCAACGGACTGTCGCTCGTTGCCATATTACACACCCGATGTTGTTGAGACGAATACGTTGTATTTCCTGCTACCGCCCATCCAAACTGCGTTTCTACCAACCATGGCAGACCCGAACCGAGAGATTGCTTACGTCCGGTATGCAGCTCCCAGAACGTATCGCCACCGATGACCACATCGACCTTGCCTGGGATATGATACGTGGGGTCTGCTAGCGTTACATCCGGGATGTTCCACGAAGACACGTTGATTGGTGAGGTGGGAATGTCCGCCGAGGGTGTATCCAGGATCAGAAACTCCAATGGGGTGGTGAATTGAAGGTTCCTTGAACGAACGATCGCCGTGGTCGAACCCTTTATCTGCTGCCTTGAAGTTCCGATGCCAGACACTGATACATTAACTCTCGTTCGAGGTGTCATGAGCTTCCGAGCTAACGTATCCGAAATGAAGTTGGACATGGAGCCCGAATCCAGAAGCGCCCGTGCCTCATGCTTCTCTCCATAATCGTCTACGATAAACACAATAGCCGTCTCGAGAAACACCATATCATCATCTGATTGGGCTGACAAAGCGACTGTaggttgttgtggtggttgaTGAAGCAGCGTATGATGCCGTTCCTTGCACGAACGGCAAGAATACTCGGATTTGCACGATCTCACTTGATGGGAACAACTGAGACAATTCCAGCACAATCCCTTTGACCGTGCGATTTCCCGCCGCTCCTGAGTATTTTTGGCTAAAAATACCGGGCAATTTCGAACCAGGTGATGATCTGCACACTGCAATGGACAGCTCACTTGTTGAATGGTCGATGAAACGGGAGTATTCCTTTGCACAGAAGCAGCGTTGGTTACCGACCGCCGTGGTGCGGTGGGCCGATATGCCCCGGCCACCTTGATCGGAACCACAATCCGATCGCACGAGATACTCTGGCTCGATTTTAGGATTTGGATTCGGTCTTGCAGGAATTCGATCAACTCGCTGTACTTATCCTTTTTCTTATGCACAGAATGCCTTTCCCACGCCAGAATGGTCTCATTGTCCAGCTTCATCAGCAACATGTTGGACAAAGGCGTGTCCCATGAGTCGACAGGTTCATGCAGCTTCTGCAACCCATTCACATATCGCACGAATTCATCTACCAACGACGTCAAGCCATCGACACTTTCTGTTGCAATCGCAGGTAGGAAATGTAGCCGTCGCCAGTACTCGCGAATGAGCATCCGTGAGTTGTCGTATCGCTTAAGCAGCGCAGCCCAGGTAACAGAATAGTTTTCCGTGGTCAGAGTAACATGTTCGAAGGGAACCGCAGCGTCACCTTTCAGGGACGAAAGTAAGTACTGCAGTTTTGCAATTGGCGGCAGCTCGGCACTTGCGTCAATCATCGCGACAAAGCGATCGCGGAATGACAACCACTTTGTCGAATCACCGTCGAACGTTGGTAATTCGATTTTGGGAAAACgtatgtttgatgtgtttggcCGTCCAAACGCTAGGGTTGAGTTTGCCAATAAGGAGTCGTTGAGCGAATTGGCTTCCTTCCGCTGGTTTTCTCTAAGGAACGATTTTAGCCGCCGGCAGCGCTCTTCCATATCGATCCTGTCAGTAATACAGGCTTGAATCGCATCACTGGTGTCGTCATACTCTTCCAGCTTTGCCACCGCGGCAAAAAAGTCCTGTCTGTGTTGCTCCAAACCCTCCATAACCTCCGGGATTTCACCTACATTTTCGGGTTTGAAGTTCTGCTTAAAGCGCTCCAGCGCCTTAATATTTTCCACTGCGACGAGTTTTTTGTGCTGAGCAGATTTTATCTTCTTGTCCATCTTAGCTTCCGTCAGATTTTCACGATAATGTCTATAACGCGATATGAACGTTCACGAAACTGTAGCAATTCGAATTTACGCGGGAAAAATAAACCACGATTCACGATCACGAAAATTCGACCGATGCCCTTGCTGCAGGGCTAATGAACTTGAACGAGCGCGAGAATTCGAAATGGCGCGAATGATGACTTGCACCGTGCTCGTGATGCGGAGCGTTCCGAATTTGCCGTTGCTCTTGATgcagagcgaaagaaaaacacttaGCACGCAcgtatccggttcgaaggaccaaaaatgtGAGAAAACCTCACGAATGTTCGTATACGGTGTAcaactcgttttctttcccgatATTAGAATAATTTGTGTCGGTTATGGAAATAATGCGACTCGTTCAAATGTCCGTTTGCTACTGTATATTCAATTGTCAAgagttcattacataattcattttgaGTTCATTCTGTTATCCTTATCTATGCCTATGAGTTCATTTCCTATCCTATTTCTAAATTGAGTTCGAATTTCGAATTCGAactaataaattcaaatgatcAATCTCCAACAGAATGTTTAAGTATCATAAACGTCGTGAAAGCGAGATGCaaatgtttttgctatgtCGTGTTCACAACTGGCTATTTCACCtttatatttgattttctttgGTAGTTGATTTTTAGCTTTCCTACTCTTGGCATACGCCCAAAATCTCTTTGGTTTTCTTCGCATATATCTTTGCACACGGTATATATGATTTTTGTACAGGGATCGGTTGAAAGAGCGATAAATACGACTTAATCTTATTGCCCTACCATGATTGACAcaggttttatttgtttatttgtaaattttaagtgattggccatcattggccttatcactgatcttataaactaaacttataataacataaagcaacacggtacaatgtaacataagcacaaaataaataacacagagtatcacagcaagaaaaacaggttcttcttcttctttggctcaacaaccgttgtcggtcaaggcctgcctgtaccacttgtcggcttggctttcagtgactaattgatttccccccatagcaggatagtcagtcctacgtatggcggcacggtctatttggggattgaagCCATGACGGGCaagttgttaagtcgtacgagttgacgactgtactaagAGATCGGCTAAAACACCGGCTAATCACAGCAAGCaaaacaggttaacttagggaattccagtcaaaagagacataatgtgcattaaatctgATAGCCATtgcagtcaaaggttcattatcgctatatgcacgtctagtttggtcaactcttagtagcctaaagttacttaaaatacgagcaggtacgtggaaataaactctagctaaaaggtccggtgaatctatctctcctagaatgatttttttcatgaacaagatttgcgccgtttcgcgacgagtagcgagagactcgagttcaaaaattaaacaccggacatgataactaggtctcgctgctacgttacgccagggtgtgaaccgtaagaccaaacgggtgaattttttctgcactgactcaatcttattcgaccataacgacgacgatgggcaccaaactactgaggagtattctagTGAACCGTAAATTAGAACAACtctatttgaaaaaaaaaaacaaataattagcaCTAAAATTTACCGCACccaaaacgaaccaaaaaaccACTTATACAGCTAGAACAATTATACACTTTATTTCCTAACGCAGCTAGCCTTTGTACCCTATCCAATCTAAACCGCACACGTTTGTCCTACAGCTAATCTAAGAATAAATGAAACATCTGTGCTTTTGGATCTCTCGCACCTCGCACCCCGCACTCACTCTCTCATCTTTTCGCCTCTTCGTCGTTGCTCTTATCCGCACGGCTACTCACTCTCCCTTATCTCTTCAATCCATTTGCTATGGTAGCCGGCCGAGATCTCCGCAGTCGATCTCGTTGCATCTACTGGGGTACAGTCGAGGTCGCTACAtgtcctttcccttttttttttttgcaccaaatAACAAGTCGTTCGTTGCCCCTATCGGTTCACCTCTGCCTTATTGACGATATTGCTATCAACGCATGAGCTAATAACGCTTCCACGCAACTTCTGCGACATTACGTTACTTTGACGATACGATGGCCAATTCATGTCTTTCCGTGTACATGATTCAAGGTAACGCCTAACCTTCTTAACACATCTAAACAGGCCAACccttcgtctagctgaatcgTGCACCAACATGTTAACAGCGCCCCTTTGCAATGCTCCTGTCTCTTCCCCATTCCTGTATCGTATCTCTATGCGCCGTAATCTCATCGCGTTACGCATTCACATAAATTTCGCCAAGTTTTCGAGCCGCAGATAGAGATTTTGCCTTCCAAGATTCACCGAATCACCGAATCACCGAATCACCGATTTCCGAGTTGTACCGGTCATGCCGCTTCTTTCTTTGTGCTGCCGCTCTACCGGCCTCATCCGCCATTGCGCAGCCTCTCTACCGGCCTCATCCGTCATTGTCACCTCGAGCCTCATTGTTTTGAGCAGCCGCTCCCCAGTATGTGTTTCCGCGCTTTCAGTCCGTGCCGTGTTGTGCTTCTGCGATAGCGTGTGAAGTAAGATTGAAAAGGTTTATTAGTGTAGTGAGTAATTGTGTtattgtgttctttttttgtttttttgttttttttttttgaaaacattaTAATATATATGTAACCTACCCTAGAACTAATCCCTACGTTACCCTACCTAATTTCAAAATGGGTTGTAGCAGCCGAAGATTAATCTATACCTATCCTATCTCactatatataaaatcgaaaatcgccacaatgacgtgagagtaaacatatagcgagagagagagagcggtgAGAGCATAGCTCtcttagcaacgcgcgttgctgcgaaattgtgttcttttttttgtttttttgtttttttttttgaaaacattaTAATATATATGTAACCTACCCTAGAACTAATCCCTACGTTACCCTACCTAATTTCAAAATGGGTTGTAGCAGCCGAAGATTAATCTATACCTATCCTATCTCactatatataaaatcgaaaatcgccacaatgacgtgagagtaaacatatagcgagagagagagagcggtgAGAGCATAGCTCtcttagcaacgcgcgttgctgcgAAAGGACTTGCTCCATGCCACACTGCCAGCCTGCGGGTAATGAGGGCAATGGTTActtagatttttttgtttacacaaaccGATTTGAAAACACATGGTATTGGATATAATgaattttttcaaataattatCTTATTCaatggcacaacaaccgttgtcggtcaatgcttgcctgtacccactagttaagtgagcttggctttcagtgacttattgttaccatagcaagatagtcagtcctacgtatggaggcacggtctattcggaacttgaacccatgacgggcttgttgttacgtcgtatgagttgacgactgtaccaccagaccggcccgattaaataattaaagttGCAAAATAGCCACCTGATGATAACGTGTCTCATCTCATACCCCTTCCCATTATAAATCAAGATATTCAaggcaatatttaaaaaacatgtttgaaaacTATGCAAAATAGCTTAATTGTGAAATGGTTGATATTCCAATTCATTGAATCGTTAATAATGCCAACCATACTCATTATTGGTGCTTAAGCACCTCGAATACTACATACACCGTCGTCAGCAGCAGATAAGTGTGGTACAGAATATCCTGTAAAACGGGTTGCTATACCCAGGACGTCGAACATGTACACTCCCtcaaatcttcttctatttggcgtaacatcCTATGCGGACATGCCGTATAGTATAgcctttcgagacttaattcattatcacgtagccggatagtcaatccttgctatggggggacggtccatgggcttgaacccatgacgggcatgttattgagtcgttcgagttgatgaccacgtaccacgggaccgccccaaatcTACTACTCCCTCAAATCTACTACTCCGCAATATTGGCTGAGTCGGGACAAGGAAAACGCATGGCAATAAGAGGTGGATGTAGCCGAGAGACCCTAAGCGGCCATATGCTAAAAAGCCTTGCTGAAATTCAGAGCAAGAAAGCGGCGGATGTTGATGGCTTGAgagtgaaaattgaatttgtaacgatttgctCGCGTGCGGGAAGAACTACTTATTTAAAGATGTCCTTCCGGAACAAAGCACTAAAGGGAAAGATGGTTCATTGCGCAACATAACTGCAACATACTGCGCGTTAGGTGAGACAACCGTGCGCACTGCATTCAGCCGGATCAGCATCAACTGCAGAATGATCCACAATGAAACTATGGTTACTGTAACGTGCCCAAGAGGGCTGAAAAGATTCTGACTGTATCTATCAAGAGTGATGGCTATATCTACCATGTGATGCTATCACCGTACTATGGTGTTGATTAAGAACAACCACGTTATAATTAAGGACACGTCAAATTAGAAGCAAAATCTGAAAAATGTGTGGCGGGAAGAGTAAATAAAGTAGTTTACAAGTAAACGTTAATTTAGTAAATTGATCAAGAAAGGCTATAACAGTGTTGAACCATTCTTTTCTATAACAATATAGATCGGAATATTAGAACTACACATTTGGAATGGTTATATGAGGGTATATGTTCACTAttaaaatttgatatttggcgcaacaataacaattgtctCATATACAAATACAAATTCCATTCAATACTTCAAACCAGTTTCaggataataaaatgaaattttgacggCGTTTTTGGAAACCTTTTTGAAATTTGCGACCGGGAAAATTTACATAGAAAATGTTCTAAGAATCTATTACTTATTACCTAACGTATGAAACATAAATCGAAAAAAGAGTAGAAATGGAATTCGAACCATGTGCgatatcatatttttataGATCAATCTTACAGTTAAGgggcacaaaaaacacaaaatggattgaagcaaaagtgagcaTTTCAAAAATCGTATGTTTTAGGTACGTAATTGGGATTGGATCTAAACATATTGTATATGTATTAGCGGCACCCTAATTTTTTAACCCACTGCACATCAATACGTTATTCAATGAACACGTTGTTGAGGTTActactaaaaaaaaagtaaaaaagtaaaaagtaGCCTCATCGCTATTTAACGGTTCTGCAAAGTACAGTAAGAACTGTCCTGGATGTTACAAGGTTAACACATTTGTCACTACAAATGCATTAACGCATAAGAACAAATAGGAAAAATAGGAGTTATGGATGTTGCAACGTGtagagtttgaaaataattcgaaaTTTGAGGACATCCGGTAGATTTTACCGGGCCTTAACTAGTCATAACATATACATTCCGAAGCATCAGTCGCGCTCCGCTTTTACCGCTGCTCTTTCGTTTCACTCTTACTGTTCGTTAAACTTCTTCAGTCGGTTGTTATGTACCTTCTCCAACCTTTTGCCATTTCTTATTACGCATGTCTGGTCACTGGGAATGTCGACCACTTCGTACGGGCCCCTCCATAAGCTTTGTAGTTTTTGACCTACTCCTGTGGGGTTGTTTCTTACCAGGACTAATTCTACCCACATTGGTTGCCACTGCCTAGCATCTTTATCATATCTcagtttccgtttttccttcgAGTCTACCAGGGTTTCCTTCGCTACCAAGTGCATTTCGctgaatttgttttttaaatcttcGCAAAAATCTTCGTAAAGTATTTTCCCGCTATTCGGGTTAAACACTGACGTAGGTAGCCTAGCTTTCCGTCCGAAGACTAATTCATAAGGAGTAAATCCTGTTGATGAATTCGTACTGGTATTATACTCGAATGAAAAGTATGGCAACAACTGATCCCAGGTTTCCTGATTTCCTTGCACAAATAACCTCAGATAAATCTTAAGTTCTCTGTTTGCGCGCTCCACCAAATTGGCCTGAGGGTGATAAgccgatgtatttatcttttttatctttaataTTCTGCACGTGTCCTTCATCACCTTACTCATAAAATTGGTACCCTGATCTGTAACGAATTGAACCGGTAACCCtactacacacacaacaccttcTACAAAGGTTCTGGCCACCGTTTCCGATTCCTGGTTCTTCATAGGCAGTGCCAATAAGTAGCGCGAAAGATCGTCTTGGATTACTAAAGCATATTTGTGACCTTGACTAGATTCGGGGAGTACTACTATATCCATAAACATTTTCTCGAATGGCCTCGTTGAGGTAGTGGATATTTGCATGGGTATCTTGTTATAGCAgcctattttgtttatttggcaAGACCGGCAATTTCTGACATAGCGCGCAATATCACTATTCATATTCTTCCAATAAAACAATTCTTTTATACGTTTTTTCATCCGTCGTACCCCCACGTGACCTCCTAGGGGAGCATCGTGAAATTCGTTTAGTATTGTATTGATCTCCTCGTTTTTGATTTCTATTCTCTCTGAATCCgacaaataatttttaaatttcgttttaTCTATGCTTTGAACTtggttttttcgtttcttgcGCAATTCTTCCTGTTCTGGAGATGTATACTCTATTCCCATATTGCATAAGTCCTTCTAATGATTTTCGACGTCCTCTTTACTCCTGTTTAAATCCACCGTTTCCATCTCCTCACTATTAGGAAAGTTTCCGACTTGTTCTAATAACGGAGTCTTTTGTTCTTTCCCAATGGCATTAGTTTGCTCTTTTACTTTCTGTTGTCGAGTAATGACTGCCAGTGTACCTACTTTTTTATCCTCTTCTTTGACCTCGCTCGTTTTCACTTCGGGAAGGCGAGAAAGAAAATCTGCTAcaacattttcttttccttttttaaatcttatctCGCAATCCATCCCTTGTAATCTTAGTCGTAACCTCGTCAAAACGGCAGAGTTTTCTTTAAGTCGCCAAATGGAAACCAAAGGCCTATGATCTGAATATATGATGAACCTCTGTCCATATAtgtaatgtttaaaatattctgTTGCCCAAACAATTGCTAATAACTCTTTTTCGATAGGATGGTAACGCCAATCAGGCATGGACAAGGATCTACTAGCGTAGGCGATTGGCTTTCCTATGGTGCTTTCGTTTGATAAAACGGCACCAAGTGCGTAGTCACTGGCGTCCGTTGTTATAACGAAAACATCTTCGAAATTCGGGCGAACCAGTAGAGGCTCAGAAATAAGAGTTTGTTTTAGCGTTTCAAATGCTTCATCACAATTGCTATCCCAAATAAATGGTACATCCTTTTTTAAAAGGTCGTGTAACGGTTTTCGAATATCTGATACGTTACGTATAAATTTACCATAAAAATTAATTGTGCCCAGGAACGAACGCAGTTGTTTTATCGTCTTAGGTTTTGGCATATGTTAGCTGAAGTAGGTTTGATCCCTTTCTCATAGATCGTATGTCCAAGGTAGGTTATTTCGCTTTGtaataatttgcattttttggtTCGATCTTTAAATTGTGTTGTTTCAAGGCATTACATATTTTAAGCAGGTTTGCATTATACTCTTCTTCCGTCTCcccaaaaataacaatatcgTCTAAGCAAAC from Anopheles merus strain MAF unplaced genomic scaffold, AmerM5.1 LNR4000359, whole genome shotgun sequence includes the following:
- the LOC121602208 gene encoding uncharacterized protein LOC121602208; translated protein: MSPTAKGHASIQDMITLIAPPSRDELIQAELQLCRLAQQDSFADDLPAVKNGKDLPRNSKLKWLSPFIDEAGILRVGGRLRNAQIAEYAKHPILLSAKHPLAALLAVAYHQKYMHTGPEHLLSILRERFWIIGGRNLTKSVFHRCHKCFKAKPTLVQQSVADLPTSRVTPTRPFAVSGVDYCGPVLLKSPIRNRSPTKAYIAIFVCFATRAVHIELVNDLTTAAFLAALRRFVARRGKIAELHSDNATTFKGAAHELHRLYEMFKCSNSERIEIFNWCANEEIQWKFIPPRAPHFGGLWEAAVRSAKQHLIRTIGSTSLTQEGMVTLLAQVEQCLNSRPLIPLSSEPSDTQPLTPGHFW
- the LOC121602211 gene encoding uncharacterized protein LOC121602211, with amino-acid sequence MADEAGRAAAQRKKRHDRYNSEIGDSVIRHYRENLTEAKMDKKIKSAQHKKLVAVENIKALERFKQNFKPENVGEIPEVMEGLEQHRQDFFAAVAKLEEYDDTSDAIQACITDRIDMEERCRRLKSFLRENQRKEANSLNDSLLANSTLAFGRPNTSNIRFPKIELPTFDGDSTKWLSFRDRFVAMIDASAELPPIAKLQYLLSSLKGDAAVPFEHVTLTTENYSVTWAALLKRYDNSRMLIREYWRRLHFLPAIATESVDGLTSLVDEFVRYVNGLQKLHEPVDSWDTPLSNMLLMKLDNETILAWERHSVHKKKDKYSELIEFLQDRIQILKSSQSISCDRIVVPIKVAGAYRPTAPRRSVTNAASVQRNTPVSSTIQQVSCPLQCADHHLVRNCPVFLAKNTQERREIARSKGLCWNCLSCSHQVRSCKSEYSCRSCKERHHTLLHQPPQQPTVALSAQSDDDMVFLETAIVFIVDDYGEKHEARALLDSGSMSNFISDTLARKLMTPRTRVNVSVSGIGTSRQQIKGSTTAIVRSRNLQFTTPLEFLILDTPSADIPTSPINVSSWNIPDVTLADPTYHIPGKVDVVIGGDTFWELHTGRKQSLGSGLPWLVETQFGWAVAGNTTYSSQQHRVCNMATSDSPLEAILTRFWESETIFDEPALSLEEDMCERHFISTTTRDPSGESKAIADRRLLAVERRLKSNPAMKEEYSNFMSEYERLGHMKQLTEPVDDSCEHYYLPHHAVLKESSTTTKHHGGGSLSLPTGWHKFKEKLGSSAGGMFLV